Proteins encoded in a region of the Mycolicibacterium neoaurum genome:
- a CDS encoding polyamine aminopropyltransferase gives MTSTRWRALLLAAVAACAACGLIYELALLTLSTSLHGGGIVATSLIVAGFVAALGAGALAVKPFLGHAAITFIAVETLLGLIGGLSSAAMYVAFSFIGDGLWILVLGTALIGTLVGAEVPLLMTLLQRGRTAAAADAGRVLANLNAADYLGALIGGLAWPFLVLPHLGMIRGAAVTGMINLAAAAVVSVFLLRGIIGRRQLGAALAVLTAAAVTLTALIISSDGIQTTTRQRLYADPIIAYQQSAYQEIVVTRRGTDTRLYLDGGLQFSTRDEYRYTESLVYPAVGEEAGSVLILGGGDGLAARELLRMPRIETIVQVELDPAVIALARGPLRDTNGGALDDPRVRVIIDDAMTWLREPTVRPAGGFDSVIIDLPDPDNPVLGRLYSVEFYAMLTRVLAPDALVVVQSGSPFSTPNAFWRTVSTLGAAGFAVTPYHVHVPTFGDWGFALARHGASAPEPALPADAPSLRFMTPEVLRAATVFPPDNALQVLAPSTLENPRIVEDMRQGYR, from the coding sequence GCCCTGCTGACGCTGTCCACCAGCCTGCACGGCGGCGGTATCGTCGCCACCTCGCTGATCGTGGCGGGATTCGTGGCCGCCCTCGGCGCCGGCGCACTGGCGGTCAAACCGTTCCTCGGCCACGCCGCCATCACCTTCATCGCGGTGGAGACCCTGCTCGGCCTCATCGGCGGATTATCTTCTGCAGCAATGTATGTGGCGTTCTCCTTCATCGGCGACGGGTTGTGGATCCTGGTGCTGGGAACGGCACTGATCGGCACCCTGGTGGGCGCCGAGGTCCCGCTGTTGATGACGTTGTTGCAGCGCGGCCGAACCGCGGCCGCCGCCGACGCCGGTCGGGTGCTGGCCAACCTGAACGCCGCGGATTATCTGGGCGCGCTGATCGGCGGACTCGCCTGGCCCTTCCTGGTGCTACCGCACCTCGGGATGATCCGTGGCGCCGCAGTCACCGGGATGATCAATCTGGCTGCCGCGGCGGTGGTCTCGGTGTTCCTGCTGCGCGGCATCATCGGCCGGCGCCAGCTCGGTGCGGCGCTGGCCGTGCTGACCGCCGCAGCGGTCACCTTGACCGCCCTGATCATCTCCTCAGACGGTATCCAGACCACCACCCGGCAGCGGCTCTACGCCGACCCGATCATCGCCTATCAGCAGTCGGCATATCAGGAGATCGTCGTCACCCGCCGCGGGACCGACACCCGGCTGTATCTCGATGGCGGACTGCAATTCTCGACCCGCGACGAGTATCGCTACACCGAGAGCCTGGTGTATCCCGCCGTCGGTGAGGAGGCCGGCTCGGTGCTGATCCTCGGCGGCGGCGACGGCCTTGCCGCTCGCGAACTGCTGCGGATGCCGCGGATCGAAACCATCGTGCAGGTGGAGCTGGACCCGGCGGTCATCGCGCTGGCCCGCGGCCCCCTGCGCGATACGAACGGCGGCGCGCTGGACGATCCGCGTGTGCGGGTCATCATCGACGACGCGATGACCTGGCTACGCGAACCCACCGTACGCCCGGCGGGCGGCTTCGACTCGGTCATCATCGATCTGCCCGATCCCGACAATCCGGTCCTGGGCCGGCTCTATTCGGTCGAGTTCTACGCGATGCTCACCAGGGTGCTCGCCCCCGATGCGCTGGTGGTGGTGCAGTCGGGCAGCCCCTTCTCGACGCCGAACGCCTTCTGGCGGACGGTGTCCACCCTCGGTGCGGCGGGTTTTGCGGTGACGCCCTACCACGTGCATGTCCCGACATTCGGCGACTGGGGTTTCGCGTTGGCGCGTCACGGCGCATCGGCACCGGAGCCCGCGCTGCCCGCCGACGCGCCGTCGTTGCGCTTCATGACACCGGAGGTGTTGCGCGCGGCGACGGTGTTCCCGCCGGACAACGCACTGCAGGTGCTGGCGCCCTCGACGTTGGAGAACCCGCGCATCGTCGAGGACATGCGGCAGGGGTATCGCTAG